CCTTCAGCACGATCGCGGTTCAGGTTTACTCCGCCGCGCGCCTCAGCGTATCGACCACCGGCCGGCGCAGCACGTCGCGCAAACCCCACCACCCCGCCGCCAATGCCAGCACCGCGCCGGCCAGCGCACCCGCGACGGGCACGAGCGGCGATGCGGTCCAGGTGAACTCGAACACATAGCGCGCGAGGCCCCAGCCGATCACCGAGGCCACGATGCTCGCGAGAAAGCCCGCGAGCAGACCCACGCCGATCAGCTCGGCGCGCTGCACCTGCCGCAAGAGGCTCGCGCGTGCGCCCACGGCACGCATCACCGCGAACTCCCGCGCCCGCTCCTCGCGCGTGGCCGTGACCGCCGCGAACAGCACCACCAGCCCCGCGGCGAGCGTGAAGCCGAACAGGAACTCGACCGCGCGGATCACCTGGTCGAGCACGCGCTGCACCTGGTTGATGGTCGCGCTCATGTCCACGTTGGTCACGTTCGGGTAGGTGCGCACCAGCGTGTTGTCGAAGCCGCGCGTCTCGGGTGCGCGGAAGGCACCCATGTAGGTGACCGGCACGTCGGGCAGCGAGGCCACCGTGTACATCACGAAGAAGTTGGCGTGCAGCGAGCCCCAGTCGACCTTGCGCAGCGAGGTGATGCGCGCATCGTTCTGCATGCCGCCGATGTCGAAGCGCAGCGTGTCGCCGAGCTTCAGGCCCAACGTATCGGCCAGGCCTTCTTCGACGCTCACCTCGCCCGCCGCGCCGGGCTTCCAGGCGCCCGCGGTGATGCTGTTGTGCGCGGGCGCTTCCATGGCGTTGCTGAGGTTGAACTCGCGGTCCACCAGGCGCTTGGCGCGGTCTTCGGCGTAGTCGTCGGGCGTCACCGGCTTGTCGTTGACCGCGATGAGGCGACCGCGAATCATCGGGTACCAGTCGAACTTGCCCACGCCGGCATCGCGCAGCGACTTCTGGAACGCTTCGCTCTGGTCGGGCATCACGTTGATGACGAAGCGGTTCGGCGCATCGGGCGGCGTGGCCTTGCGCCAGCTCGCGACGAGGTCGGTGCGCAGCAGCACGAGCAGCACCAGTGCCAGCAGGCCGACCGCGAGCGCGCTGACCTGCACCACCGCATAGGCGGGCCGCGCCGAGATCTGCCGCGTGGCCAGCACCAACCAGCGCGGCGCGGTCGTTTCGTTGACGCTGCGGCGCAGCACCTTCACCGCGAGCCAGCTGAGCAATGCAAAAACAGCCACCGCGCCCGCGAAACCGCCGACCGCGATCAGCCCGAGCTTGATGTCGCTGCTCGCCGCCATCAGCAGCGCGGCGAAGCCCGCCACGCCGATGCCCAGCACCGCGAGCGATGCGGGCTTGAGCCCACCCACGTCGCGCCGGATCACGCGCAGCGGCGGCACGCGTGCGAGCTGCAGCACCGGCGGCAGGCCGAAGGCGAACAGCAGCGTGAGCCCCATGCCGAGGCCGAAGGCCACCGGCCACAGCGTGGCGGCGGGCAATGCGGTCTCGACCAACCCCGCCAGCAGCAGCACGAACACGTAGTGCACCGCGAAGCCGATGGCCACGCCGATGCCGCTCGCCACGACGCCGATCACCGCGAACTCGAAGGCATAGGCCATCGCGATGGTGCGCTGGCTCTGGCCGAGCACGCGCAGCATCGCGCAGTCGTCCAGGTGGCTGGCCGCGAAGCCGCGCGCGGCCAGCGCCACGGCCACGGCCGACAGCAGCGCCGCGAGCAGCGCGACGAGGCTCAGGAATTTCTCGGCGCGGTCGAGCGTCTGGCGCATCTCGGGCCGGCCGCCTTCGAAGGAGTCGAGCCGCACGCCGCGCAGCTCGCCCTTCTTGATGCTGGCCTCGGCCCAGTCGGTGAAGCGCTTCACCGCCGCATCGTTGCCCGCCACCGCGTAGCGATAGCCCACGCGGCTGGCCGGCTGCACGAGCCCGGTACGCGCCACGTCGGCCTGGTTGAGCATCACGCGCGGCGAGAAGCTCATGAAGCCGGCGCCGCGGTCGGGCTCCAGCGTGATGATGCGGCCCACGCGCAGGCTGGTGTCGCCCAGGAGCAGCGGGTCGCCGATCTTGAGACCCAGCGAATCAAGCAGCGAGGCATCGACCCACACCTCGCCGGCCGGCGGAATGTCGCGGGTGATCGCGCCCGGCCCGGTGAAAGTGGTCGATGTCTGCAGGCTGCCGCGCAACGGATAGCCCGCCGTCACCGCCTTCAATGCCACGAGCTTGCTGGCGCCGCCCTGCACATCGTCGGCCCGCGCCATGGTGGGAAAGCCGTAGGTGCTGGTGCCTTCCAGGCCCAGCGATTTAGCCTGGGCCACGAAGGCGTCGGGCGTCGGGTTGTCGCTCACGATCACCGCATCGCCGCCCAGCAGTTGCCGCGCATCGCGCTTGAGCCCGCCCTGCAGCCGGTCGGCGAAGAAGCCGACCGCCGTGAGTGCGGCCACAGCCAGCAGCACGGCGACGATCAAGAGGCGCAGCTCGCCGGCGCGCAGGTCGCGCCAGAGGGTGCGCCAGCCAAGGCGAAGGGAGTCGGTCATGGCGCGAACGATAGCCGACGCCTAAGGCCACAGGCGGATTCAAGGGTTATTGCGCCCTCCGAGCCCTTGATCGCGGCGGCATGCTGTCGCATGATGCGAAAAAAGCATCCAGTTACCGCGTCGGGGCGAGCCCGTCGGCAACAACGGAAGCCATAAAAACAGCCGGGCCGCCTTCCCCCACAAGGAGTGTCGATGTCACGATGTCAGCGCTTGCAAACCGTCGGCCTTTGCCTGGCCCTTGGTTTGCTGTTGAGTGCCTGCGATCCCAAGCCGACGACGTCGGCAGCAGGCGCTGCCTCTTCGTCCGGTGCCAGCCCCAGCGGCATCAAGCCCGCCGACTCCGGCGACAAGATCGATCCCACCTCCGCCCACAAAGGCCCGTCCGAAGGCGGCGCAGCCGTGGGCGGCATGAGCGGCCAGGGGGGCGCCTCGACGGGCGGCACGCCTGCGCCGAGCGGTGGCGACGGCACGGCACCCAAATAAAAGAGGCACCGGCCTCGTTCTCTTTCCCACGCAAAACAGAAGAAGACCACGATGAAACAACCCACTTCAGCTGTGCAGGAGGTGATGTCATGGACATAAGCCGCCGGCAATTCTTCCGCGTCAGCAGCGCGGGCCTGATCGGCTCGAGCATCGTCGCGCTCGGCTTCTCGCCGACCGCGGCGCTCGCCGAGGCGCGCAACTTCAAGCTCGCACGCACCACCGAGACGCGCAACACCTGCCCGTACTGCTCGGTGGGCTGCGGGCTCATCATGTACAGCCTGGGCGACAAGGCCAAGAACGTGGTGTCCGACATCCTCCACATCGAGGGCGATGCCGACCACCCCGTGAACCGCGGCACGCTGTGCCCCAAGGGCGCGGGCCTGCTGGACTTCGTGCACAGCCCCATGCGGCTGAAGTACCCCGAAGTGCGCGAGGCCGGCAGCACCGAGTGGAAGCGCATCGGCTGGAACGAGGCGCTGGACCGCATCGCCAAGCTGCTCAAGGCCGACCGCGACGCCAACTTCCAGACCACCAACGCCGACGGCAAGACCGTCAACCGCTGGACCAGCTCGGGCATGCTCTGCGCCTCGGCCTCGTCCAACGAAACCGGGTACATCACGCACAAGGCATTCCGCTCGACCGGAATGCTGGTGTTCGACAACCAGGCACGCGTTTGACACGGACCTACGGTGGCCAGTCTGGCCCCGACGTTCGGACGCGGTGCGATGACCAACCACTGGCAGGACATCCAGAACGCGGATGTCGTGCTGATCATGGGCGGCAATGCCGCGGAGGCGCATCCGTGCGGCTTCAAGTGGGTCATCGAGGCCAAGAAGCAGAACAAGGCGCGCCTTGTCGTGGTCGACCCGCGCTTCACGCGCTCGGCCGCCATGGCCGACTACTACGCACCGGTGCGCGCGGGCTCGGACATCGCGTTCCTCGCGGGGGTCATCAACTTCCTCTTGAGCAACGACAAGATCCAGACGGAGTACGTGCGCAACTACACCAACGCGCCGTTCATCGTCGGGCCTGACTACAAGTTCGAGGACGGCCTGTTCAGCGGCTACAACGCCGAGAAGCGCAACTACGACCCCAAGTCGTGGGGCTACGCGCTCGACGAAGCCGGCATGGCCAAGGTCGACATGACCATGCAGGACCCGCAGTGCGTGCTGCAGGTGATGAAGCGGCATTACTCGCGCTACACGCCCGAGCTGGTGAGCCGCATCACCGGCACGCCGCAGGACAAATTCCTGAAGGTCTGCGAGTACATCGCGAGCACCAGCACGCCCACGCGCACCATGACCATCATGTATGCGCTCGGCTGGACCCAGCACAGCCAGGGCTCGCAGATGATCCGCACCGGCGCCATCGTGCAGCTCCTCTTGGGCAACATCGGCGTGCCCGGCGGCGGCATGAACGCGCTGCGCGGCCACAGCAACATCCAGGGCCTCACGGACCTGGGGCTGCTGTCGAACTCGCTGCCCGGCTACATGTCGCTCGCGCGGGACAGCGAGCAGAACCTGCCCGACTACTACAAGACCCGCGCGCTGAAGGCGCTGCGTCCCAACCAGATGAGCTACTGGCAGAACTACCCCAAGTTCTTCGTCAGCATGCAGAAGTCGTGGTGGGGCGATGCGGCCACGGCCGAGAACGAGTGGGCCTTCCACTACCTGCCGAAGATCGACAAGCTCTACGACATCCTGCAGGCCTTCGAGCTCATGAACCAGGGCAAGCTCAACGGCTACATCTGCCAGGGCTTCAACCCGGTGGGCTCGTTCCCGGACAAGAAGAAGATCATCGACGGGCTCTCCAAGCTCAAGTTCCTCGTCACCATCGACCCGCTGCAGACCGAGACCAGCGAGTTCTGGCGCAACTTCGGCGAGTTCAACGACGTCAAGACCACCGACATCCAGACCACGG
This region of Variovorax sp. RKNM96 genomic DNA includes:
- the fdnG gene encoding formate dehydrogenase-N subunit alpha, whose translation is MDISRRQFFRVSSAGLIGSSIVALGFSPTAALAEARNFKLARTTETRNTCPYCSVGCGLIMYSLGDKAKNVVSDILHIEGDADHPVNRGTLCPKGAGLLDFVHSPMRLKYPEVREAGSTEWKRIGWNEALDRIAKLLKADRDANFQTTNADGKTVNRWTSSGMLCASASSNETGYITHKAFRSTGMLVFDNQARVUHGPTVASLAPTFGRGAMTNHWQDIQNADVVLIMGGNAAEAHPCGFKWVIEAKKQNKARLVVVDPRFTRSAAMADYYAPVRAGSDIAFLAGVINFLLSNDKIQTEYVRNYTNAPFIVGPDYKFEDGLFSGYNAEKRNYDPKSWGYALDEAGMAKVDMTMQDPQCVLQVMKRHYSRYTPELVSRITGTPQDKFLKVCEYIASTSTPTRTMTIMYALGWTQHSQGSQMIRTGAIVQLLLGNIGVPGGGMNALRGHSNIQGLTDLGLLSNSLPGYMSLARDSEQNLPDYYKTRALKALRPNQMSYWQNYPKFFVSMQKSWWGDAATAENEWAFHYLPKIDKLYDILQAFELMNQGKLNGYICQGFNPVGSFPDKKKIIDGLSKLKFLVTIDPLQTETSEFWRNFGEFNDVKTTDIQTTVFRLPSTCFAEEDGSLTNSSRWLQWHWKGAEPPGEAKGDIEIIAGIYNRIRQAYIKDGGAFPDPIVKLTWPYKIPHSPSAQELAMEYNGRALTDLLDPKDPTKPPLAKAGEQLSGFGLLRDDGSTASGCWIYSGAWTQAGNQMARRDNADPFGIGMVQNWAWAWPANRRILYNGASTDPATGKAWIARRSLVAWNGKAWAGADVPDIRPDANPMEAEAVRPFIMTAEGVARLFAPTGMAEGPLPEHYEPFESPLVNNLMHPNNPKARANPAARIFKGDLERLGVPKDFPYVATSYRLTEHFHYWTKNVRTSAIIQPQQFVEIGEELAKDKGIANGDMVKVSSKRGFIKAVALVTKRIVGLQVDGRTVHTVGLPNHWGFVGIAKPGYLVNTLTPFVGDANTQTPEYKSFTVNIEKA
- a CDS encoding FtsX-like permease family protein gives rise to the protein MTDSLRLGWRTLWRDLRAGELRLLIVAVLLAVAALTAVGFFADRLQGGLKRDARQLLGGDAVIVSDNPTPDAFVAQAKSLGLEGTSTYGFPTMARADDVQGGASKLVALKAVTAGYPLRGSLQTSTTFTGPGAITRDIPPAGEVWVDASLLDSLGLKIGDPLLLGDTSLRVGRIITLEPDRGAGFMSFSPRVMLNQADVARTGLVQPASRVGYRYAVAGNDAAVKRFTDWAEASIKKGELRGVRLDSFEGGRPEMRQTLDRAEKFLSLVALLAALLSAVAVALAARGFAASHLDDCAMLRVLGQSQRTIAMAYAFEFAVIGVVASGIGVAIGFAVHYVFVLLLAGLVETALPAATLWPVAFGLGMGLTLLFAFGLPPVLQLARVPPLRVIRRDVGGLKPASLAVLGIGVAGFAALLMAASSDIKLGLIAVGGFAGAVAVFALLSWLAVKVLRRSVNETTAPRWLVLATRQISARPAYAVVQVSALAVGLLALVLLVLLRTDLVASWRKATPPDAPNRFVINVMPDQSEAFQKSLRDAGVGKFDWYPMIRGRLIAVNDKPVTPDDYAEDRAKRLVDREFNLSNAMEAPAHNSITAGAWKPGAAGEVSVEEGLADTLGLKLGDTLRFDIGGMQNDARITSLRKVDWGSLHANFFVMYTVASLPDVPVTYMGAFRAPETRGFDNTLVRTYPNVTNVDMSATINQVQRVLDQVIRAVEFLFGFTLAAGLVVLFAAVTATREERAREFAVMRAVGARASLLRQVQRAELIGVGLLAGFLASIVASVIGWGLARYVFEFTWTASPLVPVAGALAGAVLALAAGWWGLRDVLRRPVVDTLRRAAE